One genomic segment of bacterium includes these proteins:
- a CDS encoding lamin tail domain-containing protein gives MLFRSEATFARCVVLQLSLFTGSLSAQPHAAHRVELGRRHQPAASGHTRTLPLLRINEVVTDPQQDWDDSAGGNGSPFDAVPGNGAISATDEWVELFNAGDTPVDLTESSGWTIEFVDTTPEILNFANPGSAVRLVFSQGGNPSFFQSGEYLVIGNPPGNLNNDVYLILKNSGGEIVDDVELGDDAEGDGAGDGAPDGGAGGGDATSAADEAIARLPNGHDTDDDVADFVQQPATIGATNAGEVCVTFDFPVSGGAWYLISLPVIPAAAQVSALFPTAVTAFEWVYAAQSYQLADTLAPAKAYWLLMAEPATVEVCGQALETYTKSYAATGWDLIGATLQPAPVTDAPAGSIAAMFGWQAAGQSYEMIDPLQTEPTHGYWILVSQAPSSVTVGPAGGGSARRSSRN, from the coding sequence CAGCGCAGCCGCATGCGGCCCATCGCGTCGAGCTTGGGCGCCGCCACCAGCCGGCGGCCAGTGGGCACACGCGCACTTTGCCACTCCTCCGCATCAACGAAGTCGTTACAGACCCACAGCAGGATTGGGATGATTCTGCTGGCGGCAATGGCTCGCCCTTCGATGCCGTTCCGGGCAACGGTGCGATTTCCGCCACCGATGAATGGGTCGAGCTTTTCAATGCCGGCGACACGCCGGTTGACCTCACCGAAAGCAGCGGCTGGACGATCGAATTCGTCGATACCACTCCCGAAATCCTCAATTTCGCCAACCCCGGCAGCGCGGTCAGGCTGGTGTTCAGCCAGGGCGGCAATCCTTCTTTTTTCCAATCCGGCGAGTATCTCGTCATCGGCAACCCACCCGGTAATTTGAACAACGACGTCTATCTCATTCTCAAGAACAGCGGCGGAGAGATAGTTGATGACGTCGAGTTGGGCGATGATGCCGAGGGCGATGGCGCCGGCGACGGCGCACCCGATGGCGGCGCGGGCGGCGGCGATGCCACCAGCGCCGCCGACGAAGCCATTGCCCGGCTGCCCAATGGCCACGACACCGACGATGACGTCGCTGACTTCGTGCAACAGCCGGCGACCATCGGTGCCACCAATGCCGGCGAGGTTTGCGTGACATTTGACTTTCCCGTGAGTGGAGGCGCGTGGTATTTGATCTCACTGCCGGTGATTCCCGCAGCAGCGCAAGTGAGTGCCCTGTTTCCCACGGCCGTCACGGCTTTCGAGTGGGTATACGCTGCGCAGTCCTATCAACTCGCTGACACGCTGGCGCCGGCCAAAGCCTATTGGTTGCTTATGGCAGAGCCGGCAACGGTGGAAGTCTGCGGCCAGGCTTTGGAAACTTACACGAAAAGCTACGCTGCGACCGGCTGGGATTTGATCGGAGCGACGTTGCAGCCGGCGCCGGTTACGGACGCTCCCGCGGGCAGCATCGCCGCCATGTTTGGCTGGCAGGCGGCCGGCCAGAGCTATGAGATGATTGACCCTCTGCAGACCGAACCAACCCATGGCTATTGGATTCTGGTGTCCCAGGCCCCCAGCAGCGTGACGGTCGGGCCGGCTGGCGGCGGCAGTGCGAGGCGGTCAAGCAGGAATTGA